The DNA region ACCTAGGTGACGTCGTTATCTCAACGGAAGTTCGTCATCACGATGCAGATGTTACTGCATTTGGTTACGAAATGGGTCAAATGGCAGGTCAACCAGCCGCATTCAAAGCGGATGAGAAGCTAATGGACCTTGCTGAAAAAGCACTGGCTCAAATGGAAAACACCCACGCGGTTCGTGGCCTGATCTGTACTGGTGACGCGTTCGTTTGCACAGCAGAACGCCAAGAGTTTATCCGCAAACACTTCCCATCAGTTATCGCTGTAGAAATGGAAGCATCCGCTATCGCTCAAACTTGCCACCAGTTCAACACACCGTTTGTAGTTGTGCGTGCAATCTCTGACGTAGCAGATAAAGAATCGCCAATGAGTTTTGATGAGTTCCTGCCACTAGCGGCAAAAAGCTCTTCAGAAATGGTATGCAAAATGTTGGAACTGACTAAATAAGTCTCTCAAATTTCATGGAAGAAATCTTTCAGCAACTTTATGCCAATGGTGCGCTCCTCGTTATGTGGGGCGCACTGTTATTTCACCTTTTAATTCCCATTCCTCACACTGCTCATCCAGTGACTTTGTGGCACAAGTTCGCAGAACAACTGGCATACAAAGTTAACAACCATCACAACCACTCACAAAGCTTAATATCCGGAGGCCTCGCACTTATGCTGATGCTTCTCCCTTGTTTGGTGTTGTTGATCGCGATGAAACCTTTGGTGTGGCAAGGCCCCCTATTTGAGCTAGCTCTCTTATTGATAGCCTTAGACTGGCGTAACAATGAATCACTAGCTAAACAACTCATTACCGCAATGTCTAATGAAGACAAAGCTCGGAGTAGAAGCCTACTTGCGCCTTATCTTAATCGTGATACCCATACGTTATCTTTATTGGGTATCGGCAAAGCAGGCGCAGAAACCATTATCATGGGGTACGGACGTAACGTCGTTTGTGTGTTGTTTTGGTATGGATTAACAGGTGGTATAGGCGCATTGATGTATCGCCTTACGACAGAGCTCTCCCGAGCGTGGTCACCAAGTCGCCGTCAGTTTTCACCTTTTGGTAAGCCCGCCATTCAGTTAGTGGCAGCCTTAGAAATTATCCCACTGCGCTTATTCGCTCTTTTTATCACGATAGGCAAAAACCTCTCTACGGTAAGTTCTGGCATGCTGCAACAGGCAAAAAGCTGGCCGTTACCAGGACCATCATGGCTGCTCTGTGCTGTTGGCAATAAGTTACAGCTTTCACTCGGTGGCCCTGCACTCTATCAAGGACAACGTGCTGAGCGAGCTAAAATCGGAGGTCGAATCGCACCGTCTGCGATTCACCTAGCACAAATTCAAACTTTGCTGGTATGGCGTATTTTTGCTTGGGTCGTCATCCAAAGTCTTACTCTTGGATTCCTATATCAAGGATTATGATGAACAAACTTTGCTTTACTCTTCCTTTACTCTTCTCTGCAGTAACGTTTGCCAATACTCCGGCGCAACGCATTATCAGTTTGGCCCCACACGCAACCGAGATAGCTTATGCTGCCGGCCTGGGCGATAAACTGATCGCTGTTAGTGAAATGAGTGACTACCCAGAGCAAGCAAAGGAACTTGAGACGGTCTCCAACTATCAAGGAATGAAACTCGAACGTATTATTGCACTTCATCCCGATTTAGTTATTGCATGGCCAGCGGGTAATCCAGCCAAAGAACTTGATAAGCTCAAGCAGTTTGGCATTCCTATCTACTACTCAACCACTGGAACGTTAGAAGACATCGCTACGAACATTGAGCAGCTCAGCCAATACAGTGAAAAACCAGAAACAGGTCAAAAAGCCGCAGCAGAGTTTCGAGCACAGCTGGACGCGCTGAAAGAAAAATACAACACCGAAGATAAAGTCAGTTATTTCTATCAACTAAGTGAGAAACCAATCATCACCGTTGCAGGCAATAACTGGCCTAGTGAAGTCTTCAACTTCTGCGGTGGTGAAAATATCTTTGCCAAAGGCAGTGCACCTTACCCCCAAGTGAGCATTGAGCAAGTGATAACTCGCAAGCCAGAAGTTATGTTCACGTCTCGACATGCCATGAGCAATAATGGAATGTGGTCTGAGTGGAAAAACGATATTCCGGCGCTTGAGAACAAGCATGTATGGTCACTAAACTCAGACTGGATAAATCGCCCAACCCCAAGAACCTTAAACGCGATCACAGAGGTGTGTGAACACTTTGAAACCGTTCGGCAAAAACGCTAACGTTTTCGTTGGAAATCCCGTACAATTTCCGTCCCATTTCTGTTCCCCCACAATTTGTTTAAAAGGTACCAAGTAACATGGACTCCATGCTGCTTTATATGATCGATTTATTCGGTACTGCTGTCTTCGCGGTTTCTGGTGTTTTACTCGCAGGCCGATTAAAGATGGACCCCTTCGGTGTGATCGTACTCGGTAGTGTAACGGCTATTGGCGGCGGCACCATTCGCGATATGGCGCTTGGTGCAACCCCAGTCTTCTGGATCACAGACACCACTTATCTTTGGGTAATTTTCATCACCTGTTTACTCACTATGATTTTAATTCGTCGTCCTAAACGCTTGCCTTGGTGGGTGCTCCCCGTCTGTGACGCAATTGGTTTGGCGGTATTCGTCGGCATCGGTGTCGAAAAAGCGCTAGCCTACAATGCATCTGGTATGGTGGCGGTGATCATGGGTGTCATCACTGGCTGCGGCGGCGGTATTATCCGTGATGTGCTTGCACGAGAAGTGCCGATGGTATTACGAAGTGAAGTCTACGCGACGGCCTGTATTATTGGCGGCATCTTCCACACCATGGCTCTAAGCATGGGGTATGATCACTCTGTCGCTTTACTTGCGGGCGTCATTTCAACACTGATAATTCGCCTTGGTGCTATTCGTTGGCACTTATCATTACCGACGTTTGCAATCAATCGCTAATCAGCAGCCCACAATGAATCGTATAAAAAGCCGACCTCGCGTCGGCTTTTTTATTACCAAAACAGAATTCGCATCTGGAGCAAAGCTTGGTTATATTAAGGCTATTATTCCCAACATTCATGGATAGACATGTTACTGGAAGGCATTGAAACACTCTTGGTTTTAAGTAAAGAGAAGACCATGAGTCGCACTGGCAGCCAGCTTTACATCAGCCAATCAGCAGTAAGTAAGCGCATTGCGAATCTAGAAAAAAAGCTAGGAAAGAAGCTCATTGAGCCCAGTGGCCGCCATATCAAACTCACCTCAGAAGCCACCGCACTGATCAGCACAATAGAACCAACTTTCAATGAATTACGTGGTCAGATCCATGACCAACAAGAGCTCGAAGATTCTTCGTTAATTCGAATGGACTGCTCGGAAACGTTAGTTGCAGGTTACCTAAGCCTAATAATGGAAGAGCGATTAACCCAAGACCCTTATCTTAGAATTTCCACCAACCATACGCCTCGTATCGTTGAGAATGTCAAATCAGGCAAAGCCACGCTTGGGTTTTGTGCAGGTTATCTACCCCCGCACCATGGTTTGATGAGTTTCCACCTCGCGGATGAACCTTTCTCAATTATTAGCAAACATAAACTCACTTCTTTGCCAAAAGCGATCCTAACCAATGACTTGAATAACCCAGCCAACACCTATCAACAAGCAGTTTTGTCTAAGCACAACATTCAACCTTTAATGGAAATGGACTCATACACTGCAGCGGCACAATTGGCATTAGGAGGAATGGCACCTGCTTTAATTCCTAGATCGATAATAAAAACCTTGAATATCGCCTCGGAATATCGCTATGACTTTGAGGAACTCAATCCACTAGTTCGCCCGATGCACATCTGCCTACGACACAATGCTTATCGAAATGAGCGTATTAAAACAGTGATAGAATCCATTGCTGATGTTGTTGCCAAAGAAGTTTTGTCGCCATCAACATAGACATGGTAATGACTAAAGGTCGAATCCATTTCTGACCTTTGGTCACCACCACTTTTGCTCCTAGCTGAGCACCAATAAAGCCGCCAACGGCCATGGTAAGGCCAATCTCCCATACAGGTAGACCTGCAAGAATAAAGAATAATAGTGCGGCAATATTTGAAGTGAAGTTAAGAATCTTAGTACGAGCAGTCGCATCAACCAATGAGAAGTGACCAAGTGCGACAAAACAGAGTACAAATATAGAGCCCGTTCCTGGCCCAAAGAAGCCATCGTAAAAGCCCACGCCGCCACCAACGCACAAAGCGAACATCGCTTCAGAAAGCTTCGGCTCCCCTTCCGCTGTTTTAGAGGTCGAGGAGAGCAAAAAGTAGAGAGAAATCGCAATCAGCAATACAGGGATAAGGCTAGTGAGTATAC from Vibrio hyugaensis includes:
- the mtnN gene encoding 5'-methylthioadenosine/S-adenosylhomocysteine nucleosidase codes for the protein MKVGIIGAMEQEVAILKEAITNCQTVNKAGCTFFSGQINDVDVVLLQSGIGKVAAAVGTTILLDEYQPDVVINTGSAGGFDSSLNLGDVVISTEVRHHDADVTAFGYEMGQMAGQPAAFKADEKLMDLAEKALAQMENTHAVRGLICTGDAFVCTAERQEFIRKHFPSVIAVEMEASAIAQTCHQFNTPFVVVRAISDVADKESPMSFDEFLPLAAKSSSEMVCKMLELTK
- a CDS encoding cobalamin biosynthesis family protein — protein: MEEIFQQLYANGALLVMWGALLFHLLIPIPHTAHPVTLWHKFAEQLAYKVNNHHNHSQSLISGGLALMLMLLPCLVLLIAMKPLVWQGPLFELALLLIALDWRNNESLAKQLITAMSNEDKARSRSLLAPYLNRDTHTLSLLGIGKAGAETIIMGYGRNVVCVLFWYGLTGGIGALMYRLTTELSRAWSPSRRQFSPFGKPAIQLVAALEIIPLRLFALFITIGKNLSTVSSGMLQQAKSWPLPGPSWLLCAVGNKLQLSLGGPALYQGQRAERAKIGGRIAPSAIHLAQIQTLLVWRIFAWVVIQSLTLGFLYQGL
- the btuF gene encoding vitamin B12 ABC transporter substrate-binding protein BtuF; this encodes MNKLCFTLPLLFSAVTFANTPAQRIISLAPHATEIAYAAGLGDKLIAVSEMSDYPEQAKELETVSNYQGMKLERIIALHPDLVIAWPAGNPAKELDKLKQFGIPIYYSTTGTLEDIATNIEQLSQYSEKPETGQKAAAEFRAQLDALKEKYNTEDKVSYFYQLSEKPIITVAGNNWPSEVFNFCGGENIFAKGSAPYPQVSIEQVITRKPEVMFTSRHAMSNNGMWSEWKNDIPALENKHVWSLNSDWINRPTPRTLNAITEVCEHFETVRQKR
- a CDS encoding TRIC cation channel family protein, whose translation is MDSMLLYMIDLFGTAVFAVSGVLLAGRLKMDPFGVIVLGSVTAIGGGTIRDMALGATPVFWITDTTYLWVIFITCLLTMILIRRPKRLPWWVLPVCDAIGLAVFVGIGVEKALAYNASGMVAVIMGVITGCGGGIIRDVLAREVPMVLRSEVYATACIIGGIFHTMALSMGYDHSVALLAGVISTLIIRLGAIRWHLSLPTFAINR
- a CDS encoding LysR family transcriptional regulator; translated protein: MLLEGIETLLVLSKEKTMSRTGSQLYISQSAVSKRIANLEKKLGKKLIEPSGRHIKLTSEATALISTIEPTFNELRGQIHDQQELEDSSLIRMDCSETLVAGYLSLIMEERLTQDPYLRISTNHTPRIVENVKSGKATLGFCAGYLPPHHGLMSFHLADEPFSIISKHKLTSLPKAILTNDLNNPANTYQQAVLSKHNIQPLMEMDSYTAAAQLALGGMAPALIPRSIIKTLNIASEYRYDFEELNPLVRPMHICLRHNAYRNERIKTVIESIADVVAKEVLSPST
- a CDS encoding TSUP family transporter yields the protein MEITFEMLIALFFVASAAGFIDAMAGGGGLLTLPALLAAGLSPTQALATNKLQSSFGSFSASWYFVRNGIVSLKEMRLAILCTFIGSAIGAEAVQFIDAGILTSLIPVLLIAISLYFLLSSTSKTAEGEPKLSEAMFALCVGGGVGFYDGFFGPGTGSIFVLCFVALGHFSLVDATARTKILNFTSNIAALLFFILAGLPVWEIGLTMAVGGFIGAQLGAKVVVTKGQKWIRPLVITMSMLMATKLLWQQHQQWILSLF